Genomic window (Paraburkholderia phenazinium):
ATTCGGACCCCTGATCAGTTGGACCTTCCCGGCCAACGGGGCACGCGGTCGCGTGCGCGAGGCACAGGATGCGAGCACGGCGGCGCTCGCGCACTTCGACGGCGTGGTCCTCAACGCGCTGCGCGAAACCGAGACGAGTCTCGCCACCTACGTGGCCGATTACACGCGTGCCGATGCCTTGCGTGCCGCGCTCAAATCGGCCACCGAGTCGGCCAGCGAAACGCATCGGCTCTACGTGGGCGGACGCGAGTCGTTCATCGCGGATCTGGATGCGACGCGCACGCTGACTTCGATCCGCTCGCAGGTGGCGGCGGCCGAGGGCCAGGTCGCGATCGATCAGGCGAATCTGTTCCTCGCGCTCGGCGGCGGCTGGGAAAGCAAGCCTCAGTAATTGATGAACGCCCGGGCGTGGCCGAACGTGTCTTGCACGCCCGGCCACGTGGCCTGGTTATCCTTCGTTTGCTTCGCGCTCAGCGCAGATTGGTCTTCGCCAGTTCGACGATTTCGTCGCCGCGCCCGCTCAGAATCGCACGCATCATGTAGAGGCTGAAGCCCTTGGCCTGCGCCAGTTCGATAGTGGGCGGCATGGCCAGTTCATGCCTGGACGTAACCACATCCACCAGCGCCGGCCCAGGATGCGCAAAGGCCTGCCGCAGCGCTGCCTCCACGCCCTCCGATTCCTCCACCCGGATGCTGTAGATGCCGGCGCCCTGCGCGATCGCGGCAAAGTCGGTCTTGCTGAGATCGACGTTGGTATCGAGGTAGCCGCCCGCCTTCAACTCCATCGAAACAAAGCCCAGCAGACTATTGTTAAACACCACGACCTTGATCGGCAGATCGAGTTGACGCGCGGTGAGCAGGTCGCCGAGCAGCATCGACAGGCCACCGTCGCCCGACAGCGACACCACCTGCCGCTGCGGATGGCCGGCCTGCGCGCCGAGCGCCTGCGGCATGGCGTTCGCCATCGAGCCATGATTGAACGAGCCGTGCAGTTGCCGCTTGCCGTTCATCGTCAGATAGCGCGCGGCCCAGAGCGTCGGCGTGCCGACGTCGGCGGTGAAGATCGCATCCTCGCTCGCCACCTGATCGATCATGCGGGCCAGATACTGCGGATGAATCGGCCGGCCCGGACCGGCAGGCGTGGCGAGATCGTCGAGACCCTTGCGTGCCGCAGCGTAGTGCTTGCGGGCGTTGTCGACGAAGCGGCGCTCGCTCTTGCGCGTGAGCTTCGGCAACAGCGCCGCAACCGTCTCCTTGACCGTACCCACGAGACCGAGCGCCAGCGGCGCACGCTTGCCCAACTGCGAACCCTTGTGATCGATCTGCACGATCTTCGCTTCGGGCGGATAGAACGGCCGATACGGGAAATCGCAGCCGAGCAGAAGCAGCGTCTCGCACGACATCATCGCGTGATAGCCCGAGCTGAAACCGATCAGCCCGGTCATGCCCACGTCATACGGATTGTCGTATTCGATAAACGGCTTGCCGCGCAGCGCATGCACGATCGGCGCACCCAGCGTGTCCGCGAGCGCGACCACCTCGTCGTGCGCCCCCGCTACGCCGCTGCCGCACATGATGGTCACCGCGTCGCAACCGTTCAGCATCGCGGCGAGGCGTGTCAGATCGGCGTCGGCCGGCACGATGGTATGCGGCGAGCTATGGGTCCATTGCGCGGCTTCACTCGGCCCGTCGCTCAATGCGATGTCGCCCGGCAGCACGATTACGGCCACGCCGCGCTCCTCGATGGCCGTGCGCATGGCGCGTTGCAGCACCCGTGGGAACTGCGACGCATTGGACACCAGTTCGACGAAGTGACTGCACTCCTTGAACAGTTCCTGAGGATGCGTCTCCTGAAAGTAGCCGAGGCCGATTTCCGTAGACGGAATATGCGCGGCGATCGCGAGCACCGGCTGCTGGTTGCGGTGGCAATCGTAGAGACCGTTGATCAGATGCAGGTTGCCTGGGCCGCAACTGCCGGCGCACACAGCGAGCTTGCCGGTGGAGGCCGCATCGGCGCCCGCGGCAAAGGCCGCGACCTCTTCGTGACGGGTATGCATCCAGCGTATCGAGCCGAGCTGGTCGAGACTGTAGGCCAGTCCGTTCAGACTGTCGCCGGTGACGCCCCAGATGCGCTCGACACCTGCGGCAGCGAGGGTTTTTGCCAGAAAGTCCGCGATGGTATGCCGGGCCATACATTGCTCCTTGACGACAGCGTCGACCGAACCCTGCGCATAAGCGCGCAGTTCTGGGTTCGGTGAACTTGTTAGGAAAAGGTAAATGGCGGCGCACGCTTGCGCCTAAGAACGTGGCGGCCAGGATCAGGTTCCGGCCTGGGCCGGATGTCGCCGCACGCTTGAGCTTAGTTGATGGAGATGAAACTTAAAAGCGCTGAAACGAAGTGAGCGCCTGGCAAGCGCTGCGGCATGGGTCGCCGCAGCGTCTTGAAGCGGCTTCGCAGGACGGCACGTCTTCGAGCGCTTTTTATCGTTTTAGTTCTGGCTCTGACTTTGGCTCTGGCCCTGCACCTGCGACACGCTGATCTCGACCGTCAGCGTCTCCGCGCCCTGCCCCGTGCGCACGCCGGAGATGGGCATTGCATCGCGGTAGTCGAGGCCCATCGCCGTGCGCACATAGCGGTCGTCCGGGCAGTTGTCGTTGGCCGCATCGAAGCCGACCCAACCGAGCCCGTCGACATGCGCCTCGGCCCAGGCGTGGCTCGCGCCCTGTTGTTCGACGTCGTCCATCAGCAGATAGCCCGAGATATAGCGGGCGGGTACGCCGAGCCGGCGCGCCGCGGCGATGAACGCATGAGTGTGGTCCTGGCAAACGCCGGAACCGTCGCGCAAGGCGGTCTCGGCGTCGGTGCCGACACCGGTGCTGCCGGGCTTGTAGGCGATCAGGCTGTGCACTTCGTTCATCAACCGGTGCAGCGAGTCCAGTTGGCCGCTGCCGGCGCGCACGCTCTCCGCGAGCGCCAGCACACGCTCGCCCGGCTGCGTGAGCAGGGTCTCGCGCTCGTAGATCCACGGCGGCGTCAAATCGTTGGTGAAGCCGTAGACGCCGGCCATATCCACGGTCTCCACCGTGCCGGCCGCGACGATCACGATCTCGCGCTTGTTTTTCTCATGACGCACGAGGTCGGCGCGATTGCCGAAGCCGTCGGTCCAGCTGACGTTCGGCTCGACCCCGTCGACCGTCACGCGCCAGTCGAGCACGTTCTGCCCGGGACCGGACTGGGGACGCAAGCGCAGGCGCTGCAAGGCATAAGGTACCGGTTGCTCGTACTCATAGCGGGACGTGTGGCGAATGGCGATACGCATGGCCGTACTCAATCGAAGTTGTAGGTCTCGGCGATTTCAAAACCAAGCCGGTTGTTCTGCGCGATGAAGCCGGTGAGAAACTCGTGCAGGCCATGGGAAAAAATCTGCTTGACCGTATTGTCTCTCAGCGTGGCGAGCGTCGTGTCCGCGGTCTTCTGGCAATCGTGCATCACGCCGTAATCCTGCGCCAGATAGCGCAGATTCTCGACGATGTTCAGATAGCAGAAGTGCAGCGAGCGCGGCATGCGGCCGTTGAGGATCAGGTAGTCGGCGATATTGACCGGTTTGTACTGGACGTCGTAGACCCAGCGGTAAGAACGGTGCGCGTCGACCGAACGCAGGATCGACTCCCACTGATAGTTGTCGAGCGTCGTGCCGACGTACGACAGCGCCGGCAGCAGCAGATGATATTTGACGTCGAGAATGCGCGCGGTATTGTCGGCCCGCTCGATGAAGGTACCGATGCGCGAAAAATTGAAGATCTCGTTTCTGAGCATGGTGCCGTGAAACGCGCCGCGAATCTGCGCCGCTTCGCGTTTGATCCGATCGAGCACGGCCGGCAGTTCGCTGGCCGGCACGGGGACGGCCAGCACTCGCCTGATCACCATCCACGCTTCGTTCACGCTCTCCCAGGTCTCGCGCGTGAGCGCGGTGCGCACCATGCGCGCGTTCGAGCGCGCCGCCTCGATGCTGGAGAGCACGCTCGATGGATTGTCGGTGTCGCGCAGCAGATAGTCGGAGACCGTGTCGGCCGTGCAGGCGTCGTGCTTCTGCCTGAAGCCTTCTTCCGTGCCCGAGGTCACCACCACCGACGACCATGTGGCCGGTGCGTCGCTGCTTCGTGTCAGCGCCATGCGCAGTCCCGCATCGACCACCCGGGCGATGTTTTCCGCGCGCTCGATATAGCGGTGCATCCAGTAGAGCCCGCTTGCTGTGCGTCCAAGAAGCATGTGCTGTCCTAATCCAGTTTCTGTTTTGCCCGCTTTTTTGCTGCTCTTTCGCTGCTCTTTCGTTAGTGCCGGCTGGCCGGTTGCCTCAGTCGGCCAGCACCCACGTGTCCTTGGTGCCGCCGCCCTGGCTCGAATTGACCACCAGCGAGCCTTCCTTCAGCGCCACCCGCGTCAGGCCGCCTGGCGTAATGCGAATCTGGTCCGAGACCAGCACGAAGGGCCGCAGATCCACGTGCCGCGGCGCGAGTCCCTGCTCGGTCAGGATCGGCGTGGTCGAGAGCGCGAGCGTCGGCTGCGCGATGTAGTTGTTCGGACGCGCACGCAACTTGAGCGCGAAGTCCTCGCGTTCCTGCTTCGAGGCCGCCGGTCCGACCAGCATGCCGTAGCCGCCCGAACCGTGCACTTCCTTCACCACCAGTTCCTCGAGATGGTCCAGCACGTACTTCAGGCTGCCCGGCTCGGAACAGCGCCATGTGGGCACGTTTTCCAGAATCGACTTGCGGCCCGTATAGAACTCGACGATTTCCGGCATGTACGAATAGATCGCCTTGTCGTCGGCAATCCCGGTGCCGGGCGCATTGGCGATGGTGATGTTGCCCGCGCGGTAGACGTCCATGATGCCGGGCACGCCCAGCACGGAATCGGGGCGGAACGTCAGCGGATCGAGGTAGGCGTCATCGAGACGGCGGTACAGCACGTCGATGGCGCGGAAGCCTTCGGTGGTGCGCATCGCCACGTGGCCGTCCACCACCTGCAGATCGCTGCCTTCCACCAGATGCACGCCCATCTGGTCGGCCAGAAACGCATGCTCGTAGTAGGCGGAATTGTGAATGCCGGGCGTCAGCACCGCGATGGTCGGATTGTCGTGGTTGCCGCCCGGCGGGCAGACGGCCGCGAGCGACTGGCGCAGCAACTCGGGATACGCTTCGACCGGCCGCACCTTGACCTGCTGAAACAGCTCGGGGAACAGCTTCATCATGGTCTCGCGGTTCTCCAGCATGTAGGAGACGCCGGAGGGGGTGCGCGCATTGTCTTCGAGCACGTAGAACTGGTTTTCTGCAGTCCGTACGATATCGACGCCGATGATATGCGTATAGACATTGCCCGGCGGCCGGAAGCCGATCATCTCGGGCAAAAAGGCCTCGTTCTGCGCGATCAGTTGCTTCGGGATGCGGCCCGCGCGCACGATCTCCTGACGGTGATAGATATCGTCGAGAAAGGCATTGAGCGCCATCACGCGCTGCTCGATGCCTTGCGAGAGGCGCATCCATTCCGGCCCGGAGATGATGCGCGGAATGATGTCGAAAGGAATCAGGCGCTCGGCCGCCTCCTGCTCGCCGTACACGGCGAAGGTAATGCCGGTCTTGCGGAACACGCTCTCCGCGTCCTGGGCCTTTTGCGCAAGGTTCGCAGGATGCTGGGTATCGAGCCATTGCTTGAGCTGTTCATACGGCGCGCGCACTCCATTGGCGGAGAGCATCTCATCGAATGGCGTCACTTCAGTTCTCCGTCGTCGTCACAGGTATTGCAGGTCTTGCTGTCATGGTTGTTGCCGGCTGCCCCGTGGCCCGTTGCATCCTCCCGCCACCCTCACGGGTTGTCCTCCAGCACGCTCTGCGTGAGCGCGACCGACGGGATGGTCGGCTTCATCAGCGTCTGCGCCCGGCGGCGCACGCCGTACCAGCCGGCCACCAGCAACAGGACCACCACCGGGATCGATGCAACCGTCCACGTGCCATTAGGATAGTCGAAAGCCATCAACACGAGCACGCCGATCAAAAATACCAGCGTCAGCCAGGACGTGACCGGCGCACCGGGCATCCTGAAGCTCACCTCCTCTGCCTCGCCGCGCGCCACCGCCTGGCGGAACTTCATCTGGCAGACCACGATGAAGCCCCAGGTGCTCAGAATACCGAGCGACGCCACGTTGAGAACGATTTCGAACACGCTCGACGGCACGAAATAGTTCAGCACCACGCCCACGATGTAGATCGCCACGGTCACCAGAATGCCCGCATACGGCACCGACTGCGAGCTCATGCGCGACAGGAAGTGCGGCGCGGAGCCGCCCATCGACAGCGCGCGCAGCACGCGCCCCGTCGAATACAGGCCGGAGTTCAGGCTCGACAGCGCGGCGGACAGCACCACGATATTCATCACCGATCCTACGCCCGGCACGCCGAGCGCGCCGAAGAAAGTGACGAACGGGCTCTGCCCGGCCTTGTAGGCGCTCCACGGCAGCAGGCAGACCAGCAGCACCACCGCGCCCACATAAAACAGGGCGATACGCCAGATCACGCTATTGATGGCCCGCGGCAAGACCTTGCGCGCGTCCTTGCACTCGCCGGCGGCCGTGCCCACCAGCTCGACGCCGGCAAACGCGAACACCACCCCCTGCACCAGCACCAGCGCCGGCAGCAGGCCATGCGGAA
Coding sequences:
- the ansP gene encoding L-asparagine permease, whose amino-acid sequence is MSTLDKQAHTPSSGALDKQSWLESHEAGYHKTLGNRQVQMIAIGGAIGTGLFLGAGARLQIAGPSLAIVYLVCGVFSFLILRALGELVMHRPSSGSFVSYAREFLGEKASFVAGWMYFLNWAMTGIVDITAVALYMHYWGAFTSVPQWVFALIALCIVAAMNLIGVKWFAEMEFWFALIKVAAISLFLVIGSIILGTGVHVAGNATGVHLISENGGFFPHGLLPALVLVQGVVFAFAGVELVGTAAGECKDARKVLPRAINSVIWRIALFYVGAVVLLVCLLPWSAYKAGQSPFVTFFGALGVPGVGSVMNIVVLSAALSSLNSGLYSTGRVLRALSMGGSAPHFLSRMSSQSVPYAGILVTVAIYIVGVVLNYFVPSSVFEIVLNVASLGILSTWGFIVVCQMKFRQAVARGEAEEVSFRMPGAPVTSWLTLVFLIGVLVLMAFDYPNGTWTVASIPVVVLLLVAGWYGVRRRAQTLMKPTIPSVALTQSVLEDNP
- a CDS encoding alpha-E domain-containing protein — protein: MLLGRTASGLYWMHRYIERAENIARVVDAGLRMALTRSSDAPATWSSVVVTSGTEEGFRQKHDACTADTVSDYLLRDTDNPSSVLSSIEAARSNARMVRTALTRETWESVNEAWMVIRRVLAVPVPASELPAVLDRIKREAAQIRGAFHGTMLRNEIFNFSRIGTFIERADNTARILDVKYHLLLPALSYVGTTLDNYQWESILRSVDAHRSYRWVYDVQYKPVNIADYLILNGRMPRSLHFCYLNIVENLRYLAQDYGVMHDCQKTADTTLATLRDNTVKQIFSHGLHEFLTGFIAQNNRLGFEIAETYNFD
- the poxB gene encoding ubiquinone-dependent pyruvate dehydrogenase, which produces MARHTIADFLAKTLAAAGVERIWGVTGDSLNGLAYSLDQLGSIRWMHTRHEEVAAFAAGADAASTGKLAVCAGSCGPGNLHLINGLYDCHRNQQPVLAIAAHIPSTEIGLGYFQETHPQELFKECSHFVELVSNASQFPRVLQRAMRTAIEERGVAVIVLPGDIALSDGPSEAAQWTHSSPHTIVPADADLTRLAAMLNGCDAVTIMCGSGVAGAHDEVVALADTLGAPIVHALRGKPFIEYDNPYDVGMTGLIGFSSGYHAMMSCETLLLLGCDFPYRPFYPPEAKIVQIDHKGSQLGKRAPLALGLVGTVKETVAALLPKLTRKSERRFVDNARKHYAAARKGLDDLATPAGPGRPIHPQYLARMIDQVASEDAIFTADVGTPTLWAARYLTMNGKRQLHGSFNHGSMANAMPQALGAQAGHPQRQVVSLSGDGGLSMLLGDLLTARQLDLPIKVVVFNNSLLGFVSMELKAGGYLDTNVDLSKTDFAAIAQGAGIYSIRVEESEGVEAALRQAFAHPGPALVDVVTSRHELAMPPTIELAQAKGFSLYMMRAILSGRGDEIVELAKTNLR
- a CDS encoding transglutaminase family protein, whose product is MRIAIRHTSRYEYEQPVPYALQRLRLRPQSGPGQNVLDWRVTVDGVEPNVSWTDGFGNRADLVRHEKNKREIVIVAAGTVETVDMAGVYGFTNDLTPPWIYERETLLTQPGERVLALAESVRAGSGQLDSLHRLMNEVHSLIAYKPGSTGVGTDAETALRDGSGVCQDHTHAFIAAARRLGVPARYISGYLLMDDVEQQGASHAWAEAHVDGLGWVGFDAANDNCPDDRYVRTAMGLDYRDAMPISGVRTGQGAETLTVEISVSQVQGQSQSQSQN
- a CDS encoding circularly permuted type 2 ATP-grasp protein, with protein sequence MTPFDEMLSANGVRAPYEQLKQWLDTQHPANLAQKAQDAESVFRKTGITFAVYGEQEAAERLIPFDIIPRIISGPEWMRLSQGIEQRVMALNAFLDDIYHRQEIVRAGRIPKQLIAQNEAFLPEMIGFRPPGNVYTHIIGVDIVRTAENQFYVLEDNARTPSGVSYMLENRETMMKLFPELFQQVKVRPVEAYPELLRQSLAAVCPPGGNHDNPTIAVLTPGIHNSAYYEHAFLADQMGVHLVEGSDLQVVDGHVAMRTTEGFRAIDVLYRRLDDAYLDPLTFRPDSVLGVPGIMDVYRAGNITIANAPGTGIADDKAIYSYMPEIVEFYTGRKSILENVPTWRCSEPGSLKYVLDHLEELVVKEVHGSGGYGMLVGPAASKQEREDFALKLRARPNNYIAQPTLALSTTPILTEQGLAPRHVDLRPFVLVSDQIRITPGGLTRVALKEGSLVVNSSQGGGTKDTWVLAD